A single genomic interval of Spinacia oleracea cultivar Varoflay chromosome 6, BTI_SOV_V1, whole genome shotgun sequence harbors:
- the LOC110781266 gene encoding splicing factor SF3a60 homolog: MAVYDNILKKIHEYNRNNSTAASDVVRDGEKFESIIMDELLNLEIPFSGEEGLGKYLDLHEFYNVFINSKFGYPLDYTDYIDYIEGVFEYLVGFLDRTEPLMLLDRVFKNLEAEFENQWKKRPRTTTIYDVIENFDECNTVESLIELGSVKLRECLEVLGLKSGGTVLQKAARVFLAKNTPVNKLERKHFKKRTEDKATVLLEVKVKKLCEILKETLDRTRQHVKNRLAMTAKELADDDREADDVLDLEEIDGEEDDDDDNKVVNVNKKLSMPYWLYKFHGLDQEFKCQICGDCTYKGRRSFENHFWEKQHEYGMRCLGIPNSKMFYEITEIDEAKELWESIRLREGLTQWCPETDEECEDGDGNIYTKKTYMDLVRQGLI, translated from the coding sequence ATGGCAGTTTATGACAATATCTTGAAGAAGATACATGAATACAACCGCAACAATTCGACGGCGGCTTCGGATGTCGTTCGAGACGGAGAGAAATTCGAATCAATAATAATGGATGAGTTACTCAATCTGGAAATCCCATTCAGCGGAGAAGAAGGGTTAGGGAAGTACCTTGATTTACACGAGTTTTACAACGTGTTTATTAATTCGAAGTTTGGGTACCCTCTCGATTACACGGATTATATTGATTACATCGAAGGGGTGTTTGAGTATTTGGTAGGGTTCTTGGATCGAACAGAGCCTTTAATGTTATTGGACAGAGTTTTTAAGAATTTAGAGGCAGAATTCGAGAATCAATGGAAGAAACGGCCAAGAACAACGACGATTTATGATGTGATCGAGAATTTTGATGAGTGTAACACAGTGGAGAGTTTGATTGAGTTAGGATCAGTGAAGCTTAGAGAATGCTTGGAGGTTTTAGGGCTTAAATCTGGTGGTACCGTTCTCCAAAAGGCAGCGAGGGTTTTCTTAGCCAAGAACACCCCTGTAAACAAACTAGAAAGAAAACACTTCAAGAAGAGAACAGAAGATAAAGCAACCGTTCTCTTAGAAGTCAAAGTGAAGAAGTTATGTGAGATTTTGAAAGAAACTCTTGATCGAACTCGACAACATGTTAAGAATAGGTTAGCAATGACTGCTAAAGAGTTAGCTGACGACGACCGCGAAGCTGATGATGTTCTTGACTTAGAAGAAATCGAtggagaagaagatgatgatgatgacaaCAAGGTTGTTAATGTTAATAAAAAGTTGTCGATGCCGTACTGGTTGTACAAGTTTCATGGACTCGATCAAGAATTCAAGTGCCAGATTTGTGGGGACTGTACTTATAAGGGTAGAAGGTCTTTTGAAAACCACTTCTGGGAAAAACAACATGAATATGGAATGCGTTGTTTAGGAATACCGAACTCTAAGATGTTTTACGAGATTACTGAGATCGATGAAGCGAAAGAGTTGTGGGAGTCGATTCGATTGAGAGAGGGGTTGACTCAATGGTGTCCTGAAACAGATGAGGAATGTGAAGATGGTGATGGTAATATTTATACTAAGAAGACTTACATGGATCTTGTTAGGCAGGGCTTAATTTGA
- the LOC110781425 gene encoding F-box/LRR-repeat protein 13-like gives MAKTLSNCVTDRLTSLPDTLLVEILSLLPFKSAAATSVLSRRWCHLWTQLPHLFLDGPWPRSTNSDYFLEFHQFITTVDHILHQITSHHIQTFHLHIPFPPTLEKDEFDVFSAYFESWIRLICVRNVVKIKVSCDFPVFISPHVPLPSFIFETESLVELELGGNLRCKLPETGIVNLPNLKKVVLIDLPINRSVFKTLFTSSPLLETLSLELDSDSANFELLNISSQNLKSLIIRGKSRHFMFMIDAPTLEHIEIRGFLGIYKFVKLPARLLSADLDISNFSYSRTDYLTHIPELVQGISSVESLNLLNGLAVFNALNTSDLIDLGSVFRNLVHLRLDMTTNEADLGDRNPIPVCLLSKLKKIMLLNIKGNTNDVKLLVYILSKAINLDRLYVSSVYDGNGGDGSEGFQLWREYELPMTMLMVPWSSKIEFDGDCIRLLSNDMSQNGFIVKVN, from the coding sequence ATGGCTAAAACTCTCTCAAATTGTGTAACAGACAGATTAACCTCACTCCCAGACACTCTGTTAGTGGAAATCCTCTCACTCCTCCCATTCAAATCCGCGGCCGCCACCTCTGTTTTATCTCGCCGGTGGTGCCACCTTTGGACACAACTCCCCCACCTCTTCTTGGACGGTCCATGGCCGCGTTCCACAAACTCCGATTACTTCCTAGAATTTCACCAATTTATCACCACCGTTGACCATATACTCCACCAAATCACCTCCCACCATATCCAAACCTTCCATCTACACATCCCTTTCCCGCCAACTTTGGAAAAAGATGAATTTGATGTTTTCTCTGCATATTTCGAATCCTGGATTCGTCTAATTTGCGTCAGAAATGTGGTTAAAATCAAGGTAAGTTGCGACTTTCCTGTCTTTATTTCTCCTCACGTTCCTTTGCCGAGTTTTATCTTTGAAACAGAGTCATTAGTAGAGCTTGAATTGGGTGGAAATCTTCGCTGCAAATTACCAGAAACTGGAATTGTTAATCTTCCTAATTTGAAGAAAGTTGTGTTGATCGATCTACCCATCAACCGTTCTGTGTTTAAAACATTATTTACATCTTCCCCCCTTTTGGAAACATTGTCTTTAGAATTAGATTCAGATTCTGCCAACTTTGAGCTGTTAAACATATCATCTCAGAATCTGAAATCCTTGATCATCCGAGGAAAATCGCGACATTTCATGTTCATGATCGATGCACCAACCCTCGAACACATCGAGATTCGAGGTTTTCTTGGaatttataaatttgtcaaGCTTCCAGCGAGACTGTTGAGTGCAGACCTCGACATTTCGAATTTTAGTTACAGTAGGACTGATTATCTGACCCATATACCAGAACTTGTTCAAGGGATTTCCAGTGTTGAGTCTCTTAACCTGTTAAACGGTCTTGCTGTGTTCAACGCGCTCAATACCTCGGATTTAATTGATCTTGGATCAGTCTTTCGTAATCTGGTTCATCTAAGGTTAGATATGACTACGAATGAAGCGGATTTGGGTGACCGGAACCCAATACCTGTGTGCCTGTTAAGTAAGTTGAAGAAGATAATGTTACTGAATATAAAGGGTAATACTAATGATGTGAAGTTGTTGGTTTATATTCTAAGTAAGGCGATTAATCTGGATCGGCTTTATGTTTCCTCTGTTTATGATGGTAATGGCGGCGATGGTAGTGAAGGATTTCAGCTATGGAGGGAATATGAGTTACCTATGACAATGTTAATGGTTCCATGGAGTTCTAAAATCGAGTTTGATGGTGATTGCATCCGTTTATTATCGAATGATATGTCCCAAAATGGATTCATTGTAAAAGTAAATTAG
- the LOC110781766 gene encoding tRNA (guanine-N(7)-)-methyltransferase has protein sequence MSESKGNPTVNKSTGLPRKRFYRARAHSNPLSDSHFPVPLSSHHVDYSLHFPQIFPSPDRSGDARRIEFADIGCGFGGLLISLSTLFPEKLMIGMEIRDKVQEYVKERILGLRTTNPGQYQNVSVVRTNSMKYIPNYFEKGQLSKMFFLFPDPHFKEKNHRRRVISPFLLDEYAYVLREGGIIYTITDVEELGDWMRTCLKNHPMFEDITDEELEADPVVKLLESATEEGQKVARNGGLTFQAVFRRIALSG, from the coding sequence ATGTCAGAGAGCAAGGGAAATCCAACTGTAAACAAGTCAACAGGTTTGCCTCGGAAGCGATTTTACCGAGCCCGAGCGCACAGTAATCCGTTAAGCGATTCTCATTTCCCTGTTCCACTTTCATCCCATCATGTTGACTACTCGCTTCATTTTCCTCAAATTTTCCCTTCTCCCGACCGATCTGGAGATGCTAGGAGGATCGAATTCGCCGACATAGGTTGTGGTTTTGGAGGGCTTCTCATTAGCCTCTCAACTTTGTTCCCCGAAAAGCTAATGATCGGAATGGAGATTAGGGATAAGGTGCAAGAGTATGTAAAGGAACGGATTTTGGGGTTGAGGACAACAAACCCGGGTCAATACCAGAATGTCTCTGTGGTAAGGACCAACTCCATGAAATACATTCCAAACTATTTTGAAAAGGGTCAACTATCAAAGATGTTCTTCTTGTTTCCCGACCCACACTTCAAAGAGAAGAATCATCGCCGAAGAGTAATCAGCCCGTTCTTGCTAGATGAATATGCTTACGTACTCCGAGAAGGAGGGATCATCTACACGATTACAGATGTTGAGGAGTTGGGAGATTGGATGAGGACGTGTCTCAAGAATCATCCCATGTTTGAGGATATCACAGATGAAGAACTTGAAGCAGATCCTGTAGTTAAGCTCTTGGAATCTGCTACTGAGGAAGGGCAGAAGGTTGCCAGAAATGGGGGACTGACTTTTCAAGCCGTGTTCAGACGGATTGCTTTGTCTGGTTAG
- the LOC130463694 gene encoding splicing factor Cactin-like produces MARHESSHNKGERKRTISEEDLKNYAVKKALKLAKKLKTRIVSGDSRFVWVKKIERDVTEQGVAKMLDQLSVKSELKRRQKLMTEFEKGKKNREKRALEKARREEELLLLQRERTSDETDVLEKKETEFRCREEELLLLQRERSMTQADVLEKKETEFGFEQNTVREEELLFLQRERAMDEADDLEKKEVEFRLEQVKSRIRFLSMEEGDVVLGSGSEVNLDSQVYGLRKPKFLNRFHTGYEWNKYNRTHYDYDNPPPKYVLGYKFIIFYPDLIDKSKIPRHVFEKDGDSTDTCIIRFEAGPPYQDIGFRIVLKDLEVSHKKGFRCTFEGGILRLYFNFKRYGYRR; encoded by the coding sequence ATGGCCAGACATGAGAGCAGCCATAACAaaggagaaagaaagagaacGATTTCTGAAGAAGATTTAAAGAATTACGCCGTGAAAAAGGCTCTGAAATTGGCAAAGAAGTTGAAGACTCGTATTGTTTCAGGCGATTCGAGGTTCGTATGGGTGAAAAAGATCGAAAGAGATGTGACAGAACAAGGAGTTGCGAAGATGTTGGATCAACTCAGTGTTAAATCTGAATTGAAGAGGCGCCAGAAATTGATGACTGAGTTTGAAAAGGGGAAGAAGAACAGAGAAAAGAGAGCGCTAGAGAAGGCGCGTAGAGAAGAAGAATTACTTTTACTGCAAAGAGAACGAACTAGTGATGAAACCGATGTCTTAGAGAAGAAAGAGACAGAGTTCCGATGCAGAGAAGAAGAATTACTTTTATTGCAAAGAGAACGCTCTATGACCCAAGCCGATGTCTTAGAGAAGAAAGAGACAGAGTTTGGCTTTGAACAGAATACGGTTAGGGAAGAAGAATTGCTTTTTTTGCAAAGAGAACGCGCTATGGATGAAGCCGATGACTTAGAGAAGAAAGAGGTAGAGTTTCGCTTAGAACAGGTTAAGTCTAGGATTCGGTTTCTATCCATGGAAGAAGGTGACGTGGTATTAGGTTCTGGTTCTGAAGTTAATCTGGATTCACAGGTATATGGCCTAAGAAAACCGAAGTTCTTGAACCGTTTTCATACAGGTTATGAATGGAACAAGTATAACAGAACACATTATGATTATGATAACCCACCTCCCAAATATGTATTAGGGTACAAATTCATCATCTTTTACCCTGATCTTATTGATAAATCCAAGATTCCAAGGCATGTTTTTGAGAAAGATGGGGATTCTACCGATACTTGTATTATTAGGTTTGAAGCTGGCCCTCCTTATCAAGACATTGGTTTTCGGATTGTGCTTAAAGATTTGGAGGTTTCACATAAGAAAGGTTTCAGATGCACCTTTGAAGGTGGCATATTACGTTTGTATTTTAACTTTAAGAGGTATGGTTATCGACGATGA
- the LOC110781765 gene encoding pentatricopeptide repeat-containing protein At4g17616: MYQRLIKFSIFNLLVTSNIKKAVSGVIHNPHINKSSFRTYQETDLCYRQCNIACLKRFSTYTEQAELCWEGSNHDIMLKRLESALLDCKDYEVWAVFSKFKSLYGFPPPAVLSKVISGLSYSSDHRSLPKVCNLVFKIAKENTESLQHDSLSRLCLSLGRAQMPVLASKVIRLMVQRNSAPPVDVLCSVFMHMVKTEAGECLASNTLLEICDLFHHLSAKRSECAMLMKPSTTIFNLILEACVRSGSSLKGNKIIEAMARIRVVADVHSVLLFTYIYEMNGLRDELKKFKEYVDRVSLPLSRHYVQFYDKLLSLHYDFDDLDAAARLVADIYLLWGSRPQHPTEDLMKPCQVPIGPPYLKEGLKVQVMFELLQKDFVVHAKGKEEYVVLENGKLVLTSKGWARLIIKYKKRERISELSELIAAIQKKTGSDQEGSLCRDVIHACIYSGCLETAHDILDDMEMANMSVPTSTYMLLLNAYCRKNMSKEAEALVKQIKRIGLLINASDEMMVSNCITGVLNGSVVEPITGRQSELTEYLVQEMNGEYKSSSKVYELNSSMYFFCKAKMMEDAQTIYRKMQELNIPPTVQTFAYLVEGYLSLEMYRENTILWGDIKRFMYHGCSLANRDLYELLLLNFLRGGYFERVLDVLCCMKEQAMYTDRWMYKQEFIRLHKNLYRRLKAADATTEAQRLRLEHVKAFRMWVRNN, translated from the coding sequence ATGTATCAACGGTTGATCAAGTTCTCCATCTTCAATTTACTTGTTACTTCAAACATTAAAAAGGCTGTATCAGGAGTGATCCACAACCCACATATCAATAAATCTTCCTTTAGAACTTATCAGGAAACGGATTTGTGTTATCGACAATGTAATATTGCTTGTCTCAAGCGATTTTCTACTTACACTGAGCAAGCTGAGCTATGTTGGGAAGGTTCTAATCATGATATTATGTTGAAAAGGCTTGAAAGTGCATTGTTGGATTGCAAAGATTATGAGGTATGGGCAGTTTTTAGCAAGTTTAAGAGTTTGTATGGTTTTCCTCCTCCTGCTGTTTTGAGTAAGGTGATCTCTGGACTCTCCTACTCATCTGACCACCGCTCACTTCCTAAAGTGTGCAACTTAGTATTTAAAATTGCAAAAGAAAATACTGAATCACTTCAGCATGATAGTTTGTCTAGGCTTTGCCTTTCACTCGGAAGAGCTCAGATGCCTGTCCTTGCATCGAAAGTAATTAGACTCATGGTGCAGAGAAATAGTGCTCCCCCAGTGGATGTGTTGTGTTCTGTGTTTATGCATATGGTAAAGACTGAGGCTGGCGAATGTCTGGCATCGAATACCCTACTTGAAATTTGTGACCTCTTCCATCATCTTAGTGCAAAGAGATCTGAATGTGCCATGTTAATGAAGCCTAGTACCacaatcttcaaccttattctTGAGGCTTGTGTAAGATCTGGATCATCACTGAAAGGAAATAAGATAATAGAGGCAATGGCACGAATAAGAGTAGTAGCTGATGTACACTCCGTTCTTCTGTTCACTTACATTTATGAAATGAATGGTCTAagggatgagttgaagaagttCAAAGAGTATGTAGATCGAGTTTCTTTGCCACTTTCTCGACATTATGTTCAATTCTATGACAAGTTATTGAGCTTGCATTATGATTTTGATGATCTTGATGCTGCTGCCAGACTTGTTGCAGATATTTATCTTCTCTGGGGATCACGTCCTCAGCATCCAACTGAGGACCTAATGAAGCCCTGTCAAGTACCTATTGGTCCCCCATATTTGAAAGAAGGTTTGAAAGTACAAGTTATGTTTGAGTTGCTGCAGAAGGATTTTGTTGTTCACGCAAAAGGAAAAGAGGAGTATGTAGTTCTTGAGAACGGAAAACTTGTCCTTACCAGTAAAGGGTGGGCACGACTAATTATAAAATacaagaaaagagaaaggattaGTGAATTGTCGGAACTTATTGCTGCAATTCAAAAGAAGACGGGTTCAGATCAAGAAGGCAGTCTCTGCCGTGATGTTATTCATGCGTGCATTTATTCTGGTTGCCTTGAGACTGCTCATGATATTTTGGATGATATGGAAATGGCTAACATGTCTGTTCCCACCTCAACATATATGTTACTGTTGAATGCCTACTGCAGAAAAAATATGTCCAAGGAAGCAGAAGCCCTGGTGAaacaaattaaaaggattggtctGCTCATCAATGCATCTGATGAAATGATGGTATCTAATTGTATTACAGGTGTACTAAATGGAAGTGTGGTTGAACCAATTACCGGTAGACAATCAGAATTAACTGAATATTTGGTCCAAGAAATGAACGGGGAATATAAATCTTCGTCTAAAGTTTATGAGCTGAATTCGTCTATGTATTTCTTCTGTAAGGCCAAAATGATGGAGGATGCTCAGACAATATACAGAAAAATGCAGGAGTTAAATATCCCGCCAACAGTGCAAACTTTCGCGTACTTGGTAGAAGGCTACTTATCTTTAGAAATGTATCGGGAAAATACCATCTTGTGGGGTGACATCAAAAGGTTTATGTATCATGGATGTTCACTTGCAAACAGGGATTTGTATGAGTTACTGCTGTTAAATTTTCTTCGAGGAGGCTACTTTGAGAGAGTACTGGATGTTCTTTGTTGTATGAAAGAGCAAGCTATGTATACTGATAGATGGATGTATAAGCAGGAGTTTATAAGGCTTCATAAGAATCTTTACAGAAGGTTGAAGGCCGCAGATGCTACAACTGAAGCACAAAGATTGAGGCTTGAGCATGTTAAGGCCTTCAGGATGTGGGTCCGCAATAATTGA
- the LOC110781434 gene encoding F-box/LRR-repeat protein At3g26922-like → MEEDRLSSLPDSLLVEILSLLPLNSAAATSALSRRWIPLWTQLPLLKINSDIPIFNLDTDSCKERFHESITTFNHILQQMTSPNIHTFDLHFNYPNLDVEQFNVCSASLISWIPLFCARNPAILKVSFVISQNGEFITLPTCIFETNSIVNLDLCGFFYCNLPESGIVTLPNLRKLSLYGVDFDPKVLRTLFNSCPLLETLFLRLNLVEDQLIDILAPNLKSLTIWMMGSSYRSKIVIDAPLLEVIVMLDCVALYSFVKIPCNLQKATIQFYEPEKVGVHLTNIPDLLQGVSKARFITFGTNLAIFNGFNPNYAHIWSLFSNLTHLKLVLNKEYGNWGATLPPCLLTKLKSIELSTMNGDEDDEESVKFILANANVLDKLHITSFANTRRHGRSVLWKEYKFCGNLFLFPRISLTCKIEFDGVYVRASSYGPQNESGCSEIDWSRSRTWPALNEDDEDDNESDE, encoded by the coding sequence ATGGAAGAAGACAGATTAAGCTCACTTCCAGACTCTCTTCTAGTCGaaattctctctctcctccctctcaATAGCGCCGCCGCTACCTCCGCCTTGTCCCGCCGTTGGATCCCCCTTTGGACCCAACTTCCCCTTCTAAAAATCAACTCCGACATCCCCATTTTTAACCTTGACACCGATAGCTGCAAAGAAAGATTCCATGAATCTATCACCACCTTCAATCACATCCTCCAGCAGATGACTTCCCCCAATATCCATACATTCGATCTTCATTTCAATTACCCTAATTTGGATGTTGAACAATTCAATGTTTGCTCGGCGTCTCTGATTTCATGGATCCCTTTGTTTTGCGCCCGAAATCCAGCGATTTTGAAGGTAAGCTTCGTAATTTCTCAAAATGGGGAATTCATTACTCTGCCAACTTGTATTTTCGAAACCAATTCAATCGTCAACCTCGACTTGTGTGGGTTTTTCTACTGCAACTTGCCTGAATCTGGTATTGTAACTCTTCCTAATTTGAGAAAACTTAGTCTGTATGGCGTTGATTTCGACCCTAAAGTATTGAGAACATTGTTTAATTCTTGCCCATTACTGGAGACTTTGTTCTTGAGATTAAATTTGGTGGAGGATCAACTTATTGATATTTTAGCTCCAAATCTGAAATCATTGACAATTTGGATGATGGGATCGTCGTACCGGAGCAAAATTGTGATTGATGCACCCTTATTGGAAGTGATTGTGATGCTAGATTGTGTTGCATTGTATAGTTTTGTCAAGATACCATGTAACTTGCAGAAGGCAACGATTCAATTTTATGAACCTGAGAAAGTAGGTGTTCATCTTACCAACATACCGGATCTTCTTCAAGGGGTTTCAAAAGCTAGGTTCATTACATTTGGGACTAATCTTGCTATATTCAATGGCTTTAATCCAAATTATGCCCATATCTGGTCACTATTTAGTAATCTGACCCATCTTAAATTGGTTTTAAATAAGGAATATGGGAATTGGGGTGCCACTCTTCCTCCATGTTTGTTAACTAAGCTCAAGAGTATAGAGCTATCAACAATGAATGGggatgaagatgatgaggaaTCAGTTAAATTTATTCTTGCTAATGCTAATGTTTTGGACAAGCTTCACATTACTTCATTTGCTAACACTCGCAGACATGGGAGAAGTGTATTATGGAAGGAATATAAGTTTTGTGGTAATTTGTTCTTATTTCCAAGGATATCTTTAACTTGCAAGATTGAGTTTGATGGTGTTTATGTCCGTGCATCAAGTTATGGGCCTCAAAATGAATCAGGATGTTCTGAGATTGACTGGTCGAGATCCCGAACGTGGCCTGCTCTAAATGAGGACGATGAGGACGACAATGAATCCGATGAATAG